In Pleuronectes platessa chromosome 5, fPlePla1.1, whole genome shotgun sequence, a single genomic region encodes these proteins:
- the thrsp gene encoding mid1-interacting protein 1-B-like encodes MQSAEAKFNKNSLHLALRRYSSAVSDMEQTILLPSLLRDVPSDRVWDSEEAEESCCGDLYGNYLMLKTIRNAVESGLFHLGEHKPETRTELSDTRLDADPEALFRFHLSGLFSVMSDLTKRSQSLTEKYMDIIGVAN; translated from the coding sequence ATGCAGTCTGCCGAGGCCAAATTCAACAAGAACAGCCTTCACTTGGCTCTGAGAAGATACAGCTCAGCCGTCAGCGACATGGAGCAGACCATCCTGCTGCCGAGTCTGCTGAGAGACGTGCCCTCCGACCGGGTGTGGGACagcgaggaggcggaggagtccTGTTGCGGGGACCTGTACGGAAACTACCTGATGCTGAAGACCATCAGGAACGCAGTGGAGAGCGGCCTGTTCCACCTGGGCGAGCACAAGCCAGAGACCCGCACGGAGCTCAGCGACACCCGGCTGGACGCAGACCCAGAAGCCCTCTTCCGCTTCCACCTGAGCGGACTGTTTTCTGTGATGAGCGACCTCACCAAGAGGTCTCAGAGCCTGACTGAGAAATACATGGACATCATCGGAGTGGCGAATTAG
- the ndufc2 gene encoding NADH dehydrogenase [ubiquinone] 1 subunit C2, with protein MGFAADEAKCLPPPGIANRNSVWLAGVGWCSAMLHNAINHRPPLRAGVHRQVLLATIGWFIGYHITKHENYTYARLDRDMNEYIRLHPEEFPAKEKRTMAEILEPFHPVR; from the exons ATGGGCTTCGCAGCGGACGAGGCGAAGTGTCTCCCTCCCCCGGGCATCGCTAACAGGAACTCGGTGTGGCTCGCCGGGGTCGGCTGGTGCTCCGCCATGCTCCACAACGCGATCAACCACAGGCCGCCGCTGAGAGCAG GAGTTCATCGACAGGTCCTGCTGGCGACGATTGGCTGGTTCATCGGCTACCACATCACAAAACACGAAAATTACACTTACGCCCGACTTGATCGAGACATGAACGAGTACATCAGACTGCACCCAGAGGAGTTTCCTGCCAAGG AGAAAAGGACCATGGCAGAGATCTTGGAGCCGTTCCATCCTGTGCGCTAA
- the guca1c gene encoding guanylyl cyclase-activating protein 3: protein MGGYCSNLDDILEEDMHHWYTKFMRESPSGLITLFELKTMLEMNGMTEEASSYVDQVFFTFDMDGDGYIDFVEYIAAISLLLKGEINQKLKWYFKLFDQDGNGKIDKDEMETIFKAIQDITRSYDIPPEEIVTLIYEKIDVNGEGELTLEEFISGAKEHPDIMDMLSKMMDLTNVLEIIINGQQKKAEN, encoded by the exons ATGGGAGGCTACTGCTCCAACCTGGATGATATACTGGAGGAGGACATGCACCACTGGTACACCAAGTTCATGAGGGAGTCGCCCTCGGGGCTCATCACCCTCTTCGAGCTCAAGACGATGCTCGAGATGAACGGGATGACGGAGGAGGCCAGCAGCTACGTGGACCAGGTCTTCTTCACCTTCGACATGGACGGG GACGGCTACATTGACTTTGTCGAGTACATCGCAGCCATCAGCTTGTTACTGAAGGGAGAAATCAACCAGAAGCTGAAGTGGTACTTCAAGCTGTTTGATCAAGATGGAAACGGGAAGATTGACAAGGACGAAATGGAGACGATATTCAAG GCAATTCAAGACATCACCCGGAGCTACGACATCCCCCCGGAGGAGATCGTGACGCTCATATACGAGAAGATCGACGTCAATGGAGAAG GTGAGCTGACTCTGGAGGAGTTCATCAGCGGAGCGAAGGAGCACCCCGACATCATGGACATGCTCAGCAAGATGATGGATCTCACCAACGTCCTGGAGATCATCATCAACGGTCAGCAGAAGAAAGCTGAGAACTGA